In the genome of Epinephelus lanceolatus isolate andai-2023 chromosome 18, ASM4190304v1, whole genome shotgun sequence, one region contains:
- the LOC144458632 gene encoding uncharacterized protein LOC144458632 → MTPWQVLHANRVTRAGLGYRGHHGPGVLVHYSTAPNVSVAAVAPDNSRTFCLSREKLDLQQLNRRLATYLQQVQYLEATNQRLECQIQEELNRKCPRELNQLNGYLRTVSLLHDQISECLSSQAQVKLQLLSAELTIFDFKARCEKERERCGCVETDVSDLRLLEEVLKVHTLPELRTLLEDQTQQLMELRIQHQQDMQGLLAQASGGVTVEMQAAGSSDLLRQLDDLRQTSVTLLGKNQNECLFNTQVSMLSSPEVTFNPPAGSEVVQAELEDLRRTAASLEEELTHLQAMNMGLEASGLEQTESVVQQLKALQQRADDLCRDLDSVLQATAQQAADYQTLLDVKNRLETEIEDYRRLLDRLSQQGLSSLHSNSAANFTPFYATTSPSAHRRNISANKTVPVHGGNLRMMGVQTVSRGYIHTVRQTPVVNPLSNHSKNSPVTSINTSNLTGSFHKSEKQTTEETRRESMTIKETVNRQSNPVEAKVHSKDCDLKNSPIVSTKVSQSLDKGAVLQASKSQINAAQVINTLVPDTKSAKIAALQAKPETYTSKQVTAEAGLQANKTDTHIQTEITKAIIYAQPQVKQGPHIARHLTTTDLNKETAAEIKTETQTMITAQKDCTGGSNQAKNQDPAQTVSLSLEVSAEVVKNAEEAAITASSKTATKVQTATTDPTKETAEVKKETKTMISAQMVCTEGSNQANNQDPAQVESLSLDPLVEAVMDAEEVTTTAPVVSGSQGIRSEEAQDKVSGEQAVVKASKPDSNTAQGITTMVPDTKPAMNASSFIQEITETTEAGLQANETATNVQTEIAKTIPEVKQGRDFVTHTATTDPTKETASEVKKVTETVISAQIDCTGGSNQAKNQDPAQVASLSLDPLAEPVGDAVEVEVKASTVSGSHIFRSEEAQDKVSDEGAVVKASKPEVNTTQGITSVVPDTQPAMNAVQEIIEGTSEQTTTKAGLQANKTGTNDQTELTKTIVCAEPEVQQGPDCVTHTAATDPTKETVAEVKTVTESVISAHVDCTEGSIQAKSQDPAQVVSLSLETPAEVVRDAEEVAITAPVVSGSQSIRSEEAQNKVSGEGTVVKASIPEINTVQGITTVVPYTQPAGSAAVQEKTETFTSEQTTVEAGWQDNKTGTNIQTEITKTILCTEPEVNQEPHFVTHTATMDPAKETAAEVKKETEIVISAQMNCTEGSIQAKDQDPAQLVSLSLETPAGAVRDAEGVAVTASIVSGSHIHRSEEAQDKVSGELTLINDKDAGSEENKGVEEVEFTLFKASNSEHNKVMKDAGTGSGIPTASFGSPDSKENLESKTTSTEILKKVEVEINKEKAINGFHDTSEVKVERPESDNDMVYIAGQEVLQSTTKLKKSVSLTDSGVALSSSDQEEVLSPSEADVYMSPTPKPFLCLSSKTCLSPIETEVLMRMTDQVFCPVDLEEHVRSPDYLLSPNDPEMFLSQNDSDKCLSPVDAKGCLSPKGEEEDEDVCLSLTEANTHVRPVEKYILSTKEEGQSLSFSSDQALPGEDRNREVSISVEDGNSLCFGSFDGNKGSRGTVNEPTSQGINPQLSSSHGSLKFGSPGGRSIIANKEEQLGFRGLYQKGVSQARTPNDGYKVTGGIADNKDVQNSSGSPGGRYGSEAMKEISSTDSVVRGQKNNDWLNTNKPAKGERLFVRSSSFGGVPANGGTTFSGVATKLGGSGMANDVAACFGVMAANSSGTAGGNTIEAGDRFMRGSGDWLVYGGSLGRTSTNLPRTGSEESPSGATLPATSHPETGRFGRGSGEWVVYSGSFGRKSSLDSSPGLPSEGKVEGPSVATNLATSPQETGRFSCRGSEGWMVYGGSLGRKNSLPRTGREESPSVFCATSPPDTRKFGSGGSGEWMVNSGSLKRNINIDGSDILPNTESRESQSTAMHLPTSPPGTGRFSSRSGEWRVYGGSTGYVSNVAGSNSLSNVDSKESPSVAMQLATSPPGALRPRRFGSGDSGEWRVYGGSTGCLSSASNAGKVGVSTNYGQVISPPSSYTSSGPRLSSTGSGGRLSSGGVVRRSSSVGSGGRLSSSSSGNKLSSSSGSNKISSSGRFTSTGSGERKPVYSSASGRRSTSGSTGRSGGGGTTSNNRAPSPGGRMSLGSGGWLNSSTAGANRISSPGSGSRLSSADSIDRISSQAGGRISSSSGAGRTNSTGGRVISSSDRPVRSTGSGAGGNKERISVCKMAALSISAAGRERSQDRQRQAQRSQQQQVTAVSPLVQRWLTTGVGVTSAESDGLDDIIRL, encoded by the exons ATGACGCCGTGGCAGGTTCTTCATGCAAACAGAGTGACCCGTGCAGGTTTGGGTTACCGTGGTCATCATGGACCTGGAGTTTTGGTGCATTACAGCACAGCTCCTAATGTGTCAGTTGCAGCTGTGGCTCCGGACAACAGCAGGACCTTCTGTTTGTCCAGAGAGAAACTTGACCTGCAGCAGCTCAACCGGAGGTTGGCCACATACCTGCAGCAG GTCCAGTATCTTGAGGCGACCAATCAGAGGCTGGAGTGTCAGATCCAAGAGGAGCTGAACAGGAAGTGTCCCAGAGAGCTGAATCAGCTGAATGGATACCTGAGGACAGTGTCCCTGTTGCACGACCAG atcAGTGAATGTCTCTCGTCCCAGGCTCAGGTGAAGCTGCAGCTCCTCAGTGCAGAGCTCACTATCTTCGACTTCAAGGCCAG GTGTGAGAAGGAGCGTGAGCGTTGTGGTTGTGTGGAGACGGACGTTAGTGACCTCAGGCTGCTGGAGGAGGTGCTGAAGGTCCACACGCTGCCAGAGCTTCGGACTCTGCTGGAAGATCAAACACAACAACTGATGGAGCTGCGGATACAACACCAACAg GACATGCAGGGTCTCCTAGCCCAGGCTTCAGGGGGTGTCACCGTGGAGATGCAAGCTGCTGGGTCATCAGACCTTCTTCGGCAGCTGGACGACCTGAGACAGACGAGTGTGACACTGCTTGGCAAGAACCAGAACGAATGCTTGTTcaacacacag gtgtccaTGTTGAGTTCTCCGGAGGTGACCTTTAACCCTCCAGCTGGTTCCGAGGTTGTCCAGGCTGAGCTGGAGGACCTGAGGAGAACAGCAGCAAGTCTGGAAGAAGAGCTGACACATCTGCAGGCTATG AACATGGGATTGGAGGCCTCTGGTCTGGAGCAAACAGAGTCCGTCGTCCAGCAGCTGAAGGCcctgcagcagagagcagaTGATCTGTGCAGAGATCTGGACTCAGTGCTGCAGGCCACAGCTCAGCAGGCTGCAGACTATCAGACCCTGCTAGATGTCAAAAACAGGCTGGAGACTGAGATAGAGGACTACAGGAGACTGCTGGATAGACTGAGCCAACAGGG GCTCTCAAGTCTTCACTCAAACTCTGCAGCTAACTTCACACCTTTCTATGCTACAACCAGCCCCTCTGCCCACAGGAGAAACATCTCAGCGAACAAAACAGTCCCTGTTCACGGGGGAAATCTCCGGATGATGGGGGTTCAGACTGTCTCTagaggctacatccacactgtcagacaaacacctgTAGTTAACCCACTCTCAAATCATTCAAAGAACTCACCAGTAACATCAATTAATACTTCAAATCTAACTGGCTCATTCCACAAGTCTGAAAAGCAGACAACAGAAGAGACTCGGAGAGAATCAATGACCATTAAAGAGACGGTCAACAGGCAGAGCAACCCTGTGGAGGCTAAAGTCCACTCTAAAGACTGTGATCTGAAGAACTCACCAATTGTTAGTACTAAGGTTAGCCAAAGTTTAGACAAGGGAGCTGTTCTTCAGGCTTCTAAATCACAGATAAATGCTGCACAAGTAATCAACACATTGGTTCCTGACACAAAATCTGCCAAGATTGCCGCTCTTCAGGCCAAACCTGAAACCTATACTTCCAAACAAGTTACTGCAGAAGCTGGTTTGCAGGCTAATAAAACAGACACCCACATTCAAACAGAGATCACCAAAGCCATTATTTATGCACAACCACAAGTAAAGCAAGGACCACACATTGCAAGACATTTGACCACAACTGATCTCAATAAGGAAACTGCTGCAGAGataaagacagagacacaaactatGATCACAGCTCAAAAGGACTGCACTGGGGGCTCCAATCAGGCTAAGAACCAGGATCCTGCACAAACTGTGTCTTTGAGTTTGGAGGTTTCAGCTGAAGTTGTAAAGAATGCAGAGGAAGCTGCTATTACAGCATCAAGTAAAACAGCAACTAAAGTTCAAACAGCCACAACTGATCCCACCAAAGAAACTGCTGAAGTAAagaaagagaccaaaaccatgaTCTCAGCTCAAATGGTTTGCACTGAGGGCTCCAACCAGGCAAACAACCAGGATCCTGCACAGGTTGAGTCTTTGAGTTTGGATCCACTAGTAGAGGCTGTCATGGATGCAGAGGAAGTTACTACTACAGCACCTGTTGTCTCTGGATCTCAAGGTATTAGGTCAGAGGAGGCTCAGGACAAAGTCTCTGGTGAGCAAGCTGTTGTCAAGGCTTCTAAACCAGACAGTAATACTGCACAAGGTATCACCACAATGGTTCCTGACACAAAACCTGCCATGAATGCGAGCTCTTTTATTCAGGAAATAACAGAGACCACAGAAGCTGGTTTGCAGGCTAATGAAACAGCCACAAATGTTCAAACAGAGATAGCCAAAACCATTCCAGAAGTGAAGCAAGGACGAGATTTTGTAACACATACAGCCACAACTGATCCCACCAAAGAAACTGCTTCAGAAGTGAAAAAAGTGACAGAAACTGTGATCTCAGCTCAAATAGACTGCACTGGGGGCTCCAACCAGGCTAAGAATCAGGATCCTGCACAGGTTGCTTCTTTGAGTTTGGACCCTCTAGCAGAGCCTGTCGGGGATGCAGTGGAAGTTGAAGTCAAAGCATCCACTGTCTCTGGATCTCACATTTTTAGGTCTGAGGAGGCTCAGGATAAGGTCTCTGATGAGGGAGCTGTTGTCAAGGCCTCTAAACCAGAGGTTAATACTACACAAGGTATCACTTCAGTGGTTCCTGACACACAGCCTGCCATGAATGCTGTTCAGGAAATAATAGAAGGTACATCTGAACAAACTACTACCAAAGCTGGATTGCAGGCTAATAAAACCGGGACCAATGATCAAACAGAGCTTACTAAAACCATTGTTTGTGCAGAACCAGAAGTGCAGCAAGGACCAGATTGTGTTACACATACAGCTGCAACTGACCCCACCAAGGAAACTGTTGCAGAAGTAAAGACAGTGACAGAATCAGTGATCTCAGCTCACGTGGACTGCACCGAGGGCTCCATCCAGGCTAAGAGCCAGGATCCTGCACAGGTTGTGTCTTTGAGTTTGGAGACTCCAGCAGAAGTTGTCAGGGATGCAGAGGAAGTTGCCATTACAGCACCTGTTGTCTCTGGTTCTCAAAGTATTAGGTCAGAGGAGGCTCAGAACAAGGTATCTGGTGAAGGAACTGTTGTCAAGGCTTCTATACCAGAGATTAATACTGTACAAGGAATCACCACAGTAGTTCCTTacacacagcctgctgggaGTGCTGCTGttcaagaaaaaacagaaacatttacatCTGAACAAACTACTGTAGAAGCTGGATGGCAGGATAACAAAACAGGAACAAACATTCAGACAGAGATCACCAAAACAATTCTATGTACAGAACCAGAAGTGAATCAAGAACCACATTTTGTAACACATACAGCCACAATGGATCCTGCCAAAGAAACTGCTGCAGAAGtgaagaaagagacagaaattgtAATTTCAGCTCAAATGAATTGCACTGAGGGCTCCATACAGGCTAAGGACCAGGATCCTGCACAACTTGTATCTTTGAGTTTGGAGACTCCAGCAGGGGCTGTCAGGGATGCAGAGGGAGTTGCTGTTACAGCATCCATTGTCTCTGGATCTCACATTCATAGGTCTGAGGAAGCTCAGGATAAGGTCTCTGGTGAGTTGACCCTGATCAATGACAAGGACGCAGGAAGTGAAGAAAATAAGGGAGTAGAGGAAGTAGAATTTACATTGTTCAAAGCATCCAATAGCGAACACAACAAAGTCATGAAGGATGCAGGTACAGGGTCTGGAATTCCCACTGCCTCATTTGGGAGCCCAGACAGCAAAGAGAACCTTGAAAGTAAAACTACAAGTACAGAGATTTTGAAGAAAGTGGAAGTAGAAATAAACAAAGAGAAGGCTATCAATGGTTTCCATGATACCAGTGAGGTAAAGGTGGAGCGTCCTGAGTCAGACAATGACATGGTTTATATAGCAGGTCAAGAAGTACTGCAGAGTACCACAAAGTTAAAAAAGTCTGTAAGTCTTACAGATTCTGGTGTGGCTTTGAGTTCCTCTGACCAAGAAGAGGtcctgagtccaagtgaagCTGATGTATATATGAGCCCAACGCCAAAGCCATTTCTATGCTTGAGTTCAAAAACATGCCTGAGCCCAATTGAGACAGAGGTGTTAATGCGCATGACAGATCAAGTATTTTGCCCAGTTGATCTGGAAGAACATGTTAGAAGTCCTGATTATCTCCTGAGTCCAAATGACCCAGAAATGTTTCTCAGCCAAAATGACTCAGACAAATGCTTGAGTCCAGTTGATGCTAAAGGGTGTCTGAGTCCAAAgggtgaggaagaagatgaggaTGTATGTCTGAGTCTAACTGAGGCAAATACACACGTGAGACCAGTTGAGAAATACATTCTCTCGACGAAAGAGGAAGGCCAGTCTCTGTCATTTAGCAGTGATCAAGCTTTGCCAggagaggacagaaacagagaagtCAGCATTTCAGTGGAAGATGgaaacagtttgtgttttgGATCATTTGACGGTAACAAAGGAAGTAGAGGTACTGTGAATGAACCAACTAGTCAAGGGATCAACCCTCAGCTGAGCAGCAGTCATGGAAGCTTGAAGTTTGGGAGTCCAGGTGGCCGTAGTATCATAGCAAACAAAGAGGAACAGCTTGGTTTTAGAGGCCTATATCAGAAAGGTGTAAGTCAAGCAAGAACTCCCAATGATGGGTACAAAGTTACAGGAGGCATTGCAGATAACAAGGATGTCCAGAATTCAAGTGGCAGTCCAGGAGGCAGGTATGGCTCAGAAGCCATGAAAGAGATTTCCAGTACAGATAGTGTAGTTAGGGGACAGAAAAACAATGATTGGCTAAATACCAACAAGCCAGCTAAAGGTGAAAGACTGTTTGTTAGGTCATCTAGCTTTGGAGGTGTCCCTGCCAATGGAGGAACAACCTTTAGTGGTGTGGCTACCAAATTAGGAGGTAGTGGTATGGCTAATGATGTGGCAGCTTGTTTTGGTGTCATGGCTGCTAATTCATCAGGTACAGCTGGTGGTAATACAATTGAGGCAGGGGACAGATTCATGCGTGGCAGTGGAGATTGGTTGGTTTATGGTGGCAGTCTAGGACGTACAAGCACAAACTTACCcagaacaggaagtgaagaAAGTCCATCAGGAGCAACTCTACCTGCAACAAGTCACCCAGAAACAGGGAGGTTCGGGAGAGGAAGTGGAGAGTGGGTGGTTTATAGCGGCAGTTTTGGACGTAAAAGCAGCCTGGATAGTAGCCCTGGCTTACCCAGTGAAGGAAAAGTGGAAGGCCCATCAGTGGCTACAAACCTTGCAACAAGCCCACAAGAAACAGGGAGATTCAGCTGTAGAGGGAGTGAAGGGTGGATGGTTTATGGAGGCAGTCTTGGACGTAAGAACAGCTTGCCCAGAACAGGGAGAGAGGAAAGCCCGTCAGTGTTCTGTGCAACAAGCCCACCAGACACAAGGAAGTTTGGTAGTGGAGGAAGTGGAGAATGGATGGTTAACAGCGGCAGTCTTAAACGTAACATTAACATTGATGGAAGTGATATTTTACCCAACACAGAAAGCAGAGAAAGCCAGTCAACAGCCATGCACCTGCCAACAAGCCCCCCAGGAACAGGGAGATTCAGCAGCAGAAGTGGAGAGTGGAGAGTCTATGGTGGGAGTACTGGATATGTGAGCAATGTGGCTGGCAGCAATAGCTTATCCAATGTCGACAGTAAAGAAAGCCCATCAGTGGCTATGCAACTGGCAACAAGCCCACCAGGAGCATTAAGACCACGGAGGTTTGGCAGTGGAGACAGTGGTGAGTGGAGAGTTTATGGTGGGAGTACTGGATGTCTGAGTAGTGCCAGTAATGCAGGCAAGGTTGGTGTCAGCACCAATTATGGCCAAGTCATCAGTCCACCAAGTAGCTATACAAGTAGTGGACCAAGACTTAGTAGTACTGGTAGTGGTGGCAGGCTCAGCTCAGGTGGTGTTGTTCGGCGCAGTAGCAGTGTAGGTAGTGGTGGTAGGTTAAGTAGCTCTAGTAGTGGCAACAAGCTTAGCAGCTCATCTGGGAGCAACAAGATTAGCAGCTCTGGGAGATTCACCAGCACTGGCAGTGGTGAACGGAAGCCCGTATACAGCTCAGCTAGCGGACGTAGGAGCACTTCGGGAAGTACTGGGCGATCAGGCGGAGGGGGAACGACCAGCAACAATAGAGCCCCAAGCCCTGGAGGGAGAATGAGTTTGGGTAGTGGCGGGTGGCTGAACAGTTCAACAGCTGGTGCGAATCGCATTAGTAGCCCTGGGAGCGGGTCTCGACTTAGTAGTGCAGATAGCATTGACAGAATTAGCAGCCAAGCTGGTGGAAggatcagcagctcctctggggCAGGGAGGACCAACAGCACGGGGGGAAGGGTCATCAGCAGCAGTGACCGGCCAGTCAGGAGCACTGGTAGCGGAGCTGGAGGCAACAAGGAGAGAATCAGCGTTTGCAAGATGGCGGCACTGTCAATCTCTGCAGCGGGGAGAGAAAGAAGTCAGGACCGACAAAGACAAGCTCAGCGGTcccagcaacaacaggttacaG CTGTGTCTCCTCTTGTCCAGCGATGGCTGACAACAGGTGTCGGGGTCACGAGTGCAGAATCTGATGGCCTTGATGACATTATACGTCTCTAA